A genomic window from Halogeometricum borinquense DSM 11551 includes:
- a CDS encoding HFX_2341 family transcriptional regulator domain-containing protein, producing the protein MDSGLPSGRRVHIAPLGYERDRVVEPVRTEVADVVYLLVNDPNRTDDDHGDVDTDADWSSPDTENVSWSSSTAYQLAVREELDEFCDARGVPVDIHNVYDVMGVTTTIAAAHDDDQVFVNISSGTNVAAVGAAIACMTTAALPYSVEPESYGHDVEDEPLSNGVASIDRVPDYPIEAPTREQVHIMGYLYEQTVENPYTLNKRSLIQRANDYGLPFLTNYSTESRQSEYRRLDAAIIDPLVEKGYLRLEPAGKQKNVALTETGISVYRAFQHKVDLE; encoded by the coding sequence ATGGATAGCGGACTTCCCTCCGGCCGACGGGTGCATATCGCACCACTCGGTTACGAACGCGACCGCGTCGTCGAACCTGTGCGAACAGAGGTCGCAGACGTTGTCTACCTTCTTGTGAACGACCCGAACCGGACCGACGACGACCACGGCGACGTCGATACCGACGCCGACTGGTCTTCGCCCGACACCGAGAACGTCTCGTGGTCGTCTTCGACAGCGTACCAACTCGCGGTTCGCGAGGAACTCGACGAGTTCTGTGACGCGCGCGGCGTTCCTGTCGATATTCACAACGTCTACGACGTAATGGGCGTCACTACCACTATTGCGGCAGCTCACGACGACGACCAAGTGTTCGTCAACATCTCTTCTGGGACGAACGTCGCCGCCGTCGGCGCGGCTATCGCCTGCATGACGACCGCCGCTCTCCCCTACAGCGTCGAACCCGAGTCCTACGGCCACGACGTGGAGGACGAACCGCTCTCGAACGGCGTCGCTAGTATCGACCGAGTTCCCGACTATCCCATCGAAGCGCCGACGCGCGAACAGGTTCACATCATGGGCTACCTGTACGAACAGACGGTCGAAAACCCTTACACGCTGAACAAGCGGAGTCTCATCCAGCGCGCGAACGACTACGGGCTTCCCTTCCTCACTAACTACTCGACCGAGAGCCGACAGTCAGAATACCGCCGTCTCGACGCCGCCATCATCGACCCGCTCGTCGAGAAGGGCTATCTTCGCCTCGAACCGGCTGGCAAACAGAAGAACGTCGCCCTGACAGAAACCGGAATTAGCGTCTACCGAGCGTTCCAGCACAAGGTCGATCTGGAGTAG
- a CDS encoding HalOD1 output domain-containing protein — MGTEQTEPPTSEMLPASIVSLVAELENVGVTEIPPLASAIDPDALVTLFDKPNASPSVLEFDYAGYRIVIKGDGNVHALEASPVELCNAD, encoded by the coding sequence ATGGGTACTGAACAGACGGAACCACCTACTTCTGAAATGCTACCGGCGTCTATTGTCTCGTTAGTCGCAGAGTTAGAGAACGTCGGCGTAACCGAGATTCCACCGCTTGCATCCGCCATCGACCCGGACGCGCTCGTCACCCTTTTCGACAAGCCGAACGCCTCGCCGAGCGTCCTCGAATTTGACTACGCTGGATACCGAATCGTCATCAAGGGTGATGGCAATGTGCACGCGCTCGAAGCGTCACCCGTCGAACTGTGCAACGCCGACTGA
- a CDS encoding iron transporter: MAPHITRRQLLGTLGTGTLVGTAGCLDTLGFETQSAWRDPPLVEDRPDAVYVPAITEGMKMYGKTTAGPYGVALTYSYPHRFWTLTNTEFSKTVVRADDSVHLMVTLWDAETGTVLPRDSGVTIEVTRNGSAVTEEIAYPMLSQKMGLHYGSNYKLDGEGEYEVHVRIGGVSLKRTGSFAGRFETAETATFPITFDTDELYDVSIQRPENPGEPGTIPPMEMSGVPVGRALAADSLQGRHLGKATSGDAVFHTFVIDSDDANSDRFGDGAYLYVSPRTPYNGIILPMMGLDATLSRGGETVSEMDLTQTLDPELGYHYGATVESVAPGDELRVSVATPPQIARHDGYETAFIDMDPVTFTVPE; encoded by the coding sequence ATGGCCCCGCACATCACTCGTCGGCAACTTCTCGGAACGCTCGGAACCGGCACGCTCGTCGGTACCGCCGGGTGCCTCGACACGCTCGGATTCGAGACACAGTCTGCGTGGCGGGACCCCCCGCTTGTCGAGGACCGCCCGGATGCCGTCTACGTGCCCGCAATTACCGAAGGGATGAAGATGTACGGCAAGACGACAGCCGGTCCTTATGGCGTCGCATTGACGTACTCCTATCCGCATCGGTTCTGGACGCTGACGAACACCGAGTTCTCGAAAACCGTCGTGAGAGCAGACGACTCGGTCCATCTCATGGTGACGTTGTGGGACGCCGAAACGGGGACTGTCCTTCCACGCGACTCCGGCGTCACCATCGAGGTGACAAGAAACGGCAGTGCCGTTACCGAGGAAATCGCCTACCCGATGCTCTCCCAGAAGATGGGGTTGCACTACGGGTCGAACTACAAGCTTGACGGCGAGGGCGAGTACGAGGTACACGTCCGCATCGGCGGCGTCTCGCTCAAACGGACCGGATCGTTCGCGGGGCGGTTCGAGACGGCCGAGACGGCGACGTTCCCCATCACGTTCGACACCGACGAGTTGTACGACGTCTCTATCCAACGGCCCGAAAACCCGGGCGAGCCCGGAACCATCCCACCGATGGAGATGTCCGGTGTCCCGGTCGGCCGCGCGCTTGCGGCCGACTCCCTTCAGGGCCGCCATCTCGGCAAGGCGACCAGCGGAGACGCCGTCTTCCATACGTTCGTCATCGATTCTGACGACGCCAACAGCGACCGATTTGGTGACGGCGCGTATCTGTACGTGTCGCCGCGGACACCGTATAACGGTATTATCCTGCCGATGATGGGGCTGGACGCAACGCTTTCCCGTGGCGGTGAAACCGTCTCGGAGATGGATCTGACTCAAACGCTTGACCCGGAACTCGGCTACCACTACGGGGCGACCGTTGAGTCGGTTGCACCCGGAGACGAACTCCGCGTCTCGGTCGCCACCCCGCCGCAGATAGCGCGGCACGACGGCTACGAGACGGCGTTCATCGACATGGATCCGGTAACGTTCACCGTTCCCGAGTAA
- a CDS encoding DNA-methyltransferase, producing MESRHRVVVGDARTMSDIADDAVELVVTSPPYPMVEMWDDLFSELTDEAGPALRDGDGEAAFEAMHSALDDVWAEISRVLVPGGIACINVGDATRTVGDSFRVYPNHARVTDAFVELGFEPLPDVLWRKPTNSAAKFMGSGMIPPNAYVTLEHEYVLVFRNGTDSRAFDPGETRRYESAYFWEERNAWFSDVWTDVAGTGQEVAARTRAHTGSGDGEIADGGNVYDLDAESGDELRERTAAFPFEIPYRLVNMYSVYGDTVLDPFFGTGTTSLAAMVAGRDSVGYELEDAFVDAFDARATGAPTLSREVVEARLDDHREFVEKRIEKGSPPGYDAENYDFPVVTKQEKELQFRVVSDVQRDGDEWIATHETV from the coding sequence GTGGAGTCTCGACACCGCGTCGTCGTCGGCGATGCACGAACGATGAGCGATATAGCCGACGACGCCGTCGAACTCGTCGTCACCTCACCACCGTACCCGATGGTCGAGATGTGGGACGACTTGTTCTCAGAACTCACAGACGAAGCGGGACCCGCGCTCCGTGACGGTGACGGTGAGGCCGCATTTGAGGCGATGCACAGCGCCCTAGACGACGTGTGGGCTGAAATCAGCCGCGTCCTCGTACCGGGTGGAATCGCCTGCATCAACGTCGGCGACGCCACTCGGACCGTCGGCGACAGCTTTCGCGTCTATCCGAATCACGCCCGCGTGACGGATGCGTTCGTCGAACTCGGCTTCGAACCGCTTCCCGACGTGCTCTGGCGAAAGCCGACGAACAGCGCGGCGAAGTTCATGGGCAGCGGGATGATACCGCCGAACGCCTACGTGACGCTCGAACACGAGTACGTGCTGGTGTTCCGCAACGGCACCGACTCGCGAGCGTTCGACCCCGGAGAAACGCGACGCTACGAGTCGGCGTACTTCTGGGAGGAGCGAAACGCGTGGTTCTCGGACGTATGGACGGACGTGGCCGGAACCGGTCAGGAAGTCGCCGCACGGACGAGAGCACACACCGGAAGCGGCGACGGCGAGATTGCCGATGGTGGCAACGTCTACGACCTCGATGCCGAGTCCGGAGACGAACTCCGCGAACGGACGGCGGCGTTCCCGTTCGAGATACCGTACCGGTTGGTGAATATGTACTCCGTCTACGGGGACACCGTGTTGGACCCGTTCTTCGGCACCGGCACGACGTCGCTGGCGGCGATGGTCGCCGGACGCGACTCCGTCGGCTACGAACTCGAAGACGCCTTCGTTGACGCGTTCGACGCCCGGGCGACGGGTGCGCCGACGCTCTCGCGTGAGGTGGTCGAAGCGCGACTTGATGACCACCGGGAGTTTGTCGAAAAGCGCATCGAGAAGGGCAGTCCACCGGGATACGACGCTGAAAACTACGATTTCCCGGTCGTGACGAAACAGGAGAAAGAACTGCAGTTCCGCGTCGTCTCGGACGTACAGCGCGACGGCGACGAGTGGATCGCCACACACGAGACGGTGTGA
- a CDS encoding 5'-deoxyadenosine deaminase, whose protein sequence is MLLSGTVIANSETVIADGAVVVVDDRIRAVGDRETVTDAHPDHEVREFDLLIPGLIGGHVHSVQSLGRGIADDTALLDWLFDHVLPMEASLDADGMRAAAELGYLELLESGTTTVIDHLSVSHAETAFEAAGELGIRGRLGKVMMDQRAPDGLIEDTDEALAETERLLQTYHGSHDDRIRYAVTPRFAVSCSEECLRGARELADTYDDVTIHTHASENHDEIETVEEDTGMRNIEWLHEVGLTGEDVVLAHCVHTTEAERELLAETGTNVTYCPSSNMKLASGIAPIVDYLDRGVTVALGNDGPPCNNTLDPFTEMRQASLLQKVEHLDPKATPAQVIFEMATINGAKAAGFEDVGELREGWKADIVALDTDITRATPLHDALSHLVFGAHGDDVEFTMVDGEVVYDETFGGLQTGDADEIRRRAREIEFDGKPA, encoded by the coding sequence ATGCTCCTCTCCGGAACCGTCATCGCCAACTCCGAGACCGTCATCGCCGACGGTGCCGTCGTCGTTGTTGACGACCGTATCCGCGCCGTCGGCGACCGAGAGACGGTGACAGACGCCCACCCCGACCACGAGGTCCGCGAGTTCGACCTCCTGATTCCGGGGCTCATCGGCGGCCACGTCCACTCGGTCCAGAGTCTCGGCCGCGGCATCGCCGACGACACCGCACTCCTCGATTGGCTGTTCGACCACGTCCTCCCGATGGAAGCATCGCTGGACGCAGACGGGATGCGCGCAGCGGCCGAACTCGGCTACCTCGAACTGCTCGAAAGCGGGACGACGACCGTCATTGACCACCTTTCGGTCTCGCACGCCGAAACGGCGTTCGAGGCGGCGGGCGAACTCGGCATTCGCGGCCGACTCGGTAAGGTGATGATGGATCAACGCGCCCCCGACGGCCTCATCGAAGACACCGACGAGGCCCTCGCGGAAACTGAACGACTCCTCCAGACCTATCACGGCAGTCACGACGACCGGATCCGCTACGCGGTGACGCCGCGATTCGCCGTGAGTTGTTCCGAGGAGTGCCTGCGCGGCGCGCGCGAACTCGCAGACACGTACGACGACGTGACCATCCACACCCACGCCAGCGAGAACCACGACGAAATCGAAACCGTCGAGGAAGACACCGGGATGCGGAACATCGAATGGCTTCACGAGGTGGGTCTGACCGGCGAAGACGTGGTGCTGGCTCACTGCGTCCACACCACGGAAGCGGAACGCGAACTACTGGCGGAGACGGGGACGAACGTCACCTACTGCCCCTCCTCGAACATGAAACTCGCCTCGGGCATCGCGCCCATCGTGGACTATCTCGACCGCGGCGTCACCGTCGCACTCGGCAACGACGGCCCACCGTGCAACAACACGCTCGACCCGTTCACCGAAATGCGACAGGCGAGTCTGCTTCAGAAGGTCGAGCACCTCGATCCGAAGGCGACGCCCGCACAGGTGATATTCGAGATGGCGACGATAAACGGCGCAAAAGCCGCTGGATTCGAAGATGTCGGCGAACTCCGCGAAGGATGGAAAGCCGACATCGTCGCGCTCGATACCGATATCACACGTGCGACGCCGCTTCACGATGCGCTCTCGCATCTCGTCTTCGGCGCACACGGCGACGACGTCGAATTCACCATGGTTGATGGCGAAGTCGTGTACGACGAGACGTTCGGCGGCCTCCAGACCGGTGATGCCGACGAGATTCGTCGGCGCGCCAGAGAGATAGAGTTCGACGGAAAACCGGCCTGA
- a CDS encoding hybrid sensor histidine kinase/response regulator, with protein MGRAVIPDAPVRVLYVDGDSDYADRVRSSLVRESLPFDVQTAPDAECALEHLRESDDVHCIVSEYQLPDTTGLAFYDRVREFSSDLPFILFTASGSEEIASDAVSAGVTDYLLKREGSDQFEVLADRIGDAVCSYRTERRIESERQAVFDRMADAFFAVNADWHVTVLNEQAKTVLTAAMDDDIGEIEGRHLWEELPDAVGTTFYEKYHEAMENQEPVSFEEYYEPLDTWFEVRVYPSETGLSVYYRDITERYRQREMLESRERVLREMHDIIAACEKSFTEQVEAVLELGREELGTEYGTLSEIRGDDYIFEVVATDDERIQAGDVVPVSVTNCERCATAEKTLVLGDISQDSAGRTGQDESDDWGIACYLGAPVFVDDDVYGTFCFYGTTPRDDQFSEWEVTLVDLMSRWVSYELQRRQTNEKLRAQNEKLGQFASIVSHDLRNPLNVARGHIELAQNECTNEHLDAVERAHDRMETLIENLLTLARSEERIGDTELVNLAELAEQCWETVETGTASLDVETDRTLLADEPRLRQLLENLMRNSVEHGSTSNQSNPGHAADADAADSQRQSKKVERGAESVTVRVGDVEGGFYVEDDGPGIPPDERASVFDSSHTTKTEGTGLGLAIVERIAKGHGWSVCVTEGTGGGARFEFTDIETVSEAL; from the coding sequence ATGGGACGAGCGGTGATCCCTGACGCCCCCGTTCGTGTACTCTACGTCGATGGCGACTCCGACTACGCGGACCGAGTTCGGAGTTCCCTCGTCCGTGAGAGTCTTCCGTTCGACGTACAGACAGCTCCCGATGCGGAGTGTGCACTCGAACACCTCCGAGAGAGCGACGACGTTCACTGCATCGTCAGCGAGTACCAGTTGCCGGACACGACAGGGCTGGCGTTCTACGACCGCGTTCGGGAGTTCTCTTCGGACCTTCCGTTCATCCTGTTTACTGCGTCGGGGAGCGAGGAGATTGCGAGCGACGCGGTATCCGCAGGCGTCACCGACTATCTACTGAAACGCGAAGGGTCAGACCAGTTCGAGGTCTTGGCCGACCGAATCGGAGATGCGGTTTGTAGCTATCGGACGGAGCGCCGTATCGAATCCGAACGGCAAGCCGTCTTCGACCGGATGGCAGATGCGTTCTTCGCCGTCAACGCCGACTGGCACGTCACGGTCCTAAACGAGCAGGCGAAGACCGTTCTCACAGCCGCGATGGACGACGATATCGGAGAGATAGAAGGACGACATCTTTGGGAGGAACTCCCCGACGCCGTCGGGACAACCTTCTATGAGAAGTATCACGAAGCGATGGAGAATCAAGAGCCGGTGTCGTTCGAGGAGTACTACGAACCGCTCGACACGTGGTTCGAGGTACGAGTGTACCCGTCGGAGACCGGCCTGTCGGTGTACTATCGGGATATCACCGAGCGGTACCGCCAGCGCGAGATGCTCGAATCCCGCGAACGCGTTCTGCGTGAGATGCACGACATCATCGCCGCTTGCGAGAAATCGTTCACAGAACAGGTCGAAGCAGTACTCGAACTCGGCCGTGAGGAACTCGGAACTGAGTACGGGACGCTTTCGGAGATACGCGGCGACGACTACATTTTCGAGGTCGTCGCCACCGACGATGAGCGTATTCAGGCCGGTGATGTTGTTCCTGTGTCCGTGACGAACTGCGAGCGATGCGCGACGGCCGAGAAAACGCTCGTTCTCGGAGATATCAGTCAGGATTCGGCGGGACGAACGGGCCAAGACGAGTCCGACGACTGGGGAATCGCATGCTATCTCGGCGCGCCCGTGTTCGTCGATGACGACGTGTACGGGACGTTTTGCTTCTACGGAACCACACCGCGAGACGACCAGTTCTCGGAGTGGGAAGTAACGCTCGTAGACCTGATGAGCCGGTGGGTCAGCTACGAGTTACAACGCCGGCAGACGAACGAGAAACTCCGGGCACAGAACGAAAAGCTGGGACAGTTTGCCTCCATCGTCTCACACGACCTTCGGAACCCGCTGAACGTCGCCCGCGGACACATCGAATTAGCACAAAACGAGTGTACCAACGAACACCTCGATGCTGTAGAGCGGGCGCACGACCGAATGGAGACGCTGATCGAGAATCTCTTGACGCTCGCCCGGAGCGAGGAGCGTATCGGCGACACCGAACTGGTGAATCTCGCGGAACTGGCCGAGCAGTGTTGGGAGACCGTCGAAACGGGGACGGCGTCGCTCGATGTCGAGACTGACCGGACGCTATTGGCCGATGAACCCCGACTCCGGCAGCTGCTCGAAAACCTCATGCGGAACAGCGTCGAACACGGGTCCACGAGCAACCAGTCGAACCCCGGTCACGCGGCCGACGCCGATGCTGCGGACAGTCAGCGCCAGTCGAAGAAGGTCGAACGCGGTGCCGAATCGGTGACTGTTCGGGTCGGTGACGTGGAGGGTGGCTTCTACGTCGAGGATGATGGACCGGGAATTCCACCGGACGAACGAGCGTCGGTGTTCGACTCCAGCCATACGACCAAAACAGAGGGGACCGGCCTCGGCCTCGCTATCGTTGAAAGAATCGCCAAGGGGCACGGCTGGTCAGTGTGCGTCACCGAGGGAACCGGTGGCGGGGCGCGGTTCGAGTTTACCGACATCGAAACCGTGTCGGAAGCGCTGTGA
- a CDS encoding DUF5786 family protein — protein MGFGSYDESEQERQQSNEDDDAEGITTHEHEHEGSVTVESDVSTDALIDRLGEMKDEE, from the coding sequence ATGGGCTTTGGTAGCTACGACGAGTCCGAGCAGGAACGACAGCAGTCGAACGAGGACGACGACGCCGAGGGTATCACAACCCACGAACACGAACACGAGGGGTCCGTCACCGTCGAAAGCGACGTTTCCACGGACGCCCTCATCGACCGACTCGGCGAGATGAAAGACGAAGAGTAA
- a CDS encoding methyl-accepting chemotaxis protein — protein sequence MVDFVQDVSERIPDAIAQSYTRQLGTIFLIVMLVVAGVAGVQYSMTASELNEDARANLQAAAEREAIQVEQWEQERKRLTSVVARDTGVNSVKTERSNHALTQHMESMPDDVSGLYLLNLESGTVAGSTKSDAVGTTLFPNGEVPVSENAELSDTETVHRTHVYTKDGRGYVAFVKRLPSVTPRAVVLVSEASALGSLMSGDVDDSFTQLVTDDGTIVYGTGGGAPGRTYPAAESESFSTLTNSESGVVEQGAISGFTSNTHLVGHAKLDNGEAILLHAEKSSVLSLSRRVGIDMAILIVLALAGLLGLGVLLHFNTVKPLRGLAASVSELRNGNLDVDLATDRRDEFGDVLIGVAHLRDDLQDQRDDAESYSEVMVQAADGDLTVRLDADSDSADMRTIATAYNEMMDEVEQTVQRTRAFSADVSDLVTRLAERADEVNEASQEVSSAIQQISDGASQQSDNLASVSDEVNDLSASIEEISSSANELVMLAERAKDEGHEGERAAENALGGIDDIREETERTVQEVHKLDEQLGEIGEIVDVITEIAEQTDILALNANIEAARAGEAGEGFAVVSNEVKQLAQETKSSAADISALIEEIETQRDEVVGSIERMREEVDDGADSVDEALQSLGGIVERVEDTAVSAKEIDNATADQADSSQEVLSMTDEIAGISEETTAEAQTVSAAAEQQTAAVGDVTNELSTLKDDIARLETSLARFEVSGEAQNVGNSQSQSTDGDLSVGSSPTKADD from the coding sequence ATGGTAGATTTCGTACAGGACGTGTCCGAGAGAATCCCGGACGCGATTGCACAGAGTTACACGCGACAGTTAGGGACGATATTCCTCATCGTCATGCTCGTCGTCGCCGGCGTCGCCGGTGTTCAGTACTCGATGACGGCATCGGAACTGAACGAGGACGCACGCGCAAACCTCCAGGCCGCCGCCGAGCGAGAGGCCATACAGGTCGAACAGTGGGAACAAGAGCGCAAGCGGCTGACATCCGTGGTCGCCCGCGATACGGGTGTTAACAGTGTGAAGACAGAGCGCTCGAATCACGCGCTCACACAACACATGGAATCGATGCCCGACGACGTGTCCGGATTATATCTACTGAATCTGGAGTCCGGCACGGTGGCCGGGTCCACGAAGTCCGACGCAGTCGGTACCACGCTGTTTCCGAACGGTGAGGTTCCCGTTTCAGAGAACGCAGAGCTCTCCGATACTGAAACGGTGCACCGGACGCACGTCTACACGAAGGATGGCCGGGGCTACGTCGCCTTCGTCAAGCGCCTCCCGTCGGTGACGCCTCGCGCGGTCGTCCTCGTCTCGGAAGCGTCCGCGCTAGGCAGTCTGATGAGCGGCGACGTGGACGATTCGTTCACCCAACTGGTGACCGACGACGGAACCATCGTCTACGGCACCGGTGGCGGTGCACCGGGACGAACCTATCCGGCGGCCGAGAGCGAATCGTTCTCGACGTTGACCAACAGTGAAAGCGGTGTCGTCGAACAGGGCGCTATCTCCGGTTTCACGTCGAATACGCATCTCGTCGGACACGCGAAACTCGACAACGGTGAGGCGATTCTTCTGCACGCAGAGAAGTCGTCCGTGCTGTCGCTCTCTCGTCGCGTCGGCATCGATATGGCTATCCTCATCGTTCTCGCGCTTGCCGGTCTCCTCGGACTCGGCGTCTTACTCCATTTCAACACGGTGAAACCGCTCCGCGGTCTCGCCGCATCGGTTTCGGAACTCCGCAACGGCAATCTTGACGTTGACTTGGCAACAGACCGACGCGACGAGTTCGGTGATGTACTCATCGGCGTCGCCCACCTCCGCGATGACTTGCAGGACCAGCGGGACGACGCCGAATCCTACAGTGAGGTGATGGTACAGGCCGCCGACGGCGATCTGACCGTTCGTCTCGACGCTGACTCGGACTCCGCGGACATGCGAACTATCGCTACCGCCTACAACGAAATGATGGATGAAGTCGAACAGACAGTACAGCGGACCCGTGCGTTCAGCGCCGACGTATCGGATCTCGTGACGCGCTTGGCGGAACGTGCCGATGAGGTGAACGAGGCCAGCCAAGAGGTCAGCAGCGCCATTCAACAGATCTCCGACGGAGCGAGCCAACAGAGCGACAACCTCGCCTCCGTGTCCGACGAAGTGAACGACCTCTCGGCGTCTATCGAGGAAATCTCCTCGTCGGCCAACGAGTTGGTGATGTTGGCCGAGCGCGCGAAGGATGAGGGTCACGAGGGCGAACGCGCGGCCGAGAACGCTCTCGGCGGCATCGACGATATCCGCGAAGAGACCGAACGAACCGTACAGGAAGTCCACAAACTCGACGAACAACTCGGAGAGATCGGAGAGATTGTAGACGTAATCACCGAGATCGCAGAGCAGACCGACATCCTCGCGTTGAACGCCAACATCGAGGCCGCACGAGCGGGCGAGGCGGGCGAAGGCTTCGCCGTCGTCTCCAACGAAGTGAAACAACTCGCACAGGAGACCAAGTCTTCGGCGGCCGACATCTCCGCGCTTATCGAGGAGATCGAGACGCAGCGTGACGAAGTGGTCGGGAGCATCGAACGGATGCGCGAGGAGGTAGACGACGGTGCCGACTCTGTGGACGAAGCGCTCCAATCACTCGGCGGCATCGTCGAACGGGTCGAGGATACGGCGGTGAGCGCCAAAGAAATCGACAACGCGACCGCCGACCAAGCGGACTCCTCTCAAGAGGTCCTGTCGATGACCGACGAAATCGCAGGTATCAGCGAGGAGACGACTGCTGAGGCACAAACGGTCTCCGCCGCCGCCGAGCAACAGACCGCTGCCGTCGGCGACGTAACGAACGAACTGAGCACGTTGAAGGACGATATTGCCCGTCTCGAAACCTCACTTGCACGCTTCGAAGTCAGCGGTGAGGCCCAAAATGTGGGGAACAGCCAATCGCAATCGACCGATGGCGACCTCTCTGTGGGATCGTCTCCCACGAAAGCAGATGACTAG
- a CDS encoding DUF6414 family protein translates to MTTEVRQFIYLDSQAVNSLLASMFMAVPQKVRDVAEETDVEGSQQSGKAGLNLGSLLNLGVEGTSSSENTERNLSQTDKHVNDQYRFSLLTRALDENDGQTIHKISEEDDFNSITDGEIVQITGTCKTDPLYPLLGALEYITKATSEAPPGNGLLAQIMQSQSDFGQAQQAYQLLYGGWVGLKVSPDFTDYSCGVVLDERQTWVNSYRGFRGENEYTILGRVQEQLDEKEIWDLVEALRVVNSATSDDEASSNRAELVAKVMDSIEEQQEEQDNQFKLPDLNPGDFIIEGPGMVIDPIAIYW, encoded by the coding sequence TTTACTTAGATTCGCAGGCCGTGAATAGTCTTCTTGCGTCAATGTTTATGGCTGTTCCTCAAAAGGTAAGGGACGTTGCAGAGGAAACTGATGTAGAGGGTTCACAACAGAGTGGTAAGGCAGGTTTGAATCTTGGATCGCTTCTTAATTTAGGGGTGGAAGGTACGAGTAGCTCAGAAAATACAGAACGAAACTTGTCACAAACTGACAAGCACGTCAATGATCAATATCGGTTCAGTCTACTCACACGAGCTTTGGATGAAAACGACGGTCAGACAATTCATAAGATATCCGAGGAAGACGATTTTAATTCGATAACTGACGGAGAAATTGTTCAAATTACAGGAACCTGCAAAACAGACCCGTTGTATCCTCTCTTAGGGGCACTTGAGTATATCACAAAAGCAACCTCAGAAGCCCCGCCGGGGAACGGGTTACTGGCTCAAATTATGCAAAGTCAGTCCGATTTTGGACAAGCTCAGCAAGCATACCAATTACTATATGGTGGGTGGGTTGGACTGAAAGTTTCTCCTGATTTCACGGATTATAGTTGTGGTGTAGTTCTTGACGAGAGACAAACGTGGGTTAACAGCTATCGAGGATTTCGTGGCGAAAACGAGTATACGATCTTAGGCCGCGTACAGGAGCAGTTAGACGAAAAAGAGATCTGGGATTTGGTCGAAGCTCTCAGGGTTGTCAATAGTGCCACCTCTGATGATGAAGCAAGTTCTAATCGAGCGGAACTTGTTGCGAAAGTGATGGATTCTATAGAAGAACAGCAGGAAGAACAGGATAATCAATTCAAGCTTCCAGATCTGAATCCGGGTGACTTTATAATTGAAGGACCAGGGATGGTAATCGATCCAATCGCGATCTACTGGTAA